In Solenopsis invicta isolate M01_SB chromosome 1, UNIL_Sinv_3.0, whole genome shotgun sequence, one genomic interval encodes:
- the LOC113005809 gene encoding uncharacterized protein LOC113005809 gives MSVHTDLDIFGKYSSYSKLLRVIAYCLRFRPNNKYSGTLCAEEINIAETKILKLLQAHQFADTIQELSNNSIYKGKFANLSPFIDENGLVRVGGRLHKSDLTFSQRHPILLPNRHCLTDNIIRELHKKHYHAGIQTTLYILRQRFWVSDGRNQVRKIIRTCTRCYRFNADMVKYKMGNLPASRVRVTTSFTNTGIDFCGPFFIKERKFRNRTRIKVYVCIFICMTIKAVHLEVVSELTSDGFIAALRRFIARRGLPQHIYSDNGTNFVGANNQLKEIYALLNSEEHKTRVSEFALEQRITWHFIPPLAPHFGGLWESTVKSFKHHVKRVIGETLFTFEELCTFTTEIEGILNSRPIATISSDPNDLLVLSPAHYLIGKPVTSLPENDLLSVPDNRLSVWQHIAKMRQDFWARWSLEYLNELQIRGKWKTDGPKLTIGAVVFIKEKNLPCTRWMLGKVTSIHAGEDGITRAATIKTTTGEIKRSAKSLCILPIE, from the coding sequence ATGTCCGTGCATACTGACCTCGATATTTTCGGCAAATATTCATCGTACTCAAAATTACTCAGAGTCATTGCATATTGTCTTAGGTTCCgacctaataataaatatagcggTACTTTGTGCGCGGAAGAAATTAACATCGCCGAAACAAAAATACTGAAATTACTTCAAGCTCATCAATTCGCTGACACGATCCAAGAATTAAGTAATAACTCGATATACAAAGGAAAATTTGCTAATTTAAGTCCATTTATTGATGAGAATGGCTTGGTTAGAGTTGGCGGACGACTTCACAAATCAGATCTTACATTTTCACAGAGGCATCCAATTCTACTTCCAAACAGACATTGCTTAACAGACAATATCATTCGCGAGCTTCACAAGAAACACTACCACGCGGGCATTCAAACCACATTGTACATTTTGCGTCAAAGGTTTTGGGTCTCAGATGGCCGAAATCAAGTACGAAAAATTATACGTACTTGCACGCGTTGTTACCGTTTCAATGCCGATATGGTCAAATACAAAATGGGAAATCTCCCTGCATCTCGGGTACGCGTAACCACCTCCTTTACAAATACTGGTATCGACTTCTGCGGTCCCTTTTTCATTAAAGAACGAAAATTTCGAAACCGAACACGTATTAAAGTTTACGTATGTATATTCATATGTATGACTATAAAAGCGGTACATCTGGAAGTGGTAAGCGAATTGACTTCCGACGGGTTTATCGCAGCATTACGTAGATTCATCGCGAGACGCGGTCTGCCTCAGCACATTTATTCGGATAACGGCACTAATTTTGTAGGTGCAAACaatcaattaaaagaaatatatgccTTACTAAATTCCGAAGAACATAAGACTCGCGTAAGTGAATTCGCACTCGAACAACGAATCACATGGCATTTTATACCGCCATTAGCACCCCACTTTGGCGGGCTGTGGGAGTCCACCGTGAAATCGTTTAAACATCACGTTAAACGCGTAATAGGCgaaactttatttacatttgagGAATTGTGCACTTTTACGACCGAAATCGAGGGGATCTTAAATTCTAGGCCAATCGCGACAATTTCGTCAGATCCAAACGACTTACTAGTGTTGTCCCCCGCCCACTATTTAATCGGGAAGCCAGTCACCTCTCTGCCGGAAAACGATCTATTGAGTGTTCCAGACAACCGTTTATCCGTTTGGCAACACATTGCTAAGATGCGACAGGACTTTTGGGCACGATGGAGTTTGGAGTACTTGAATGAACTCCAAATCCGTGGCAAATGGAAAACGGACGGACCCAAGCTTACCATCGGAGCCGTTGTATTCATCAAAGAGAAAAACCTACCATGTACTCGTTGGATGTTAGGCAAGGTGACAAGCATACATGCCGGCGAAGATGGCATCACGCGAGCTGCAACCATTAAAACAACTACTGGAGAAATAAAGAGATCCGCGAAGTCTCTCTGCATACTGCCGATAGAATGA
- the LOC120358176 gene encoding uncharacterized protein LOC120358176 — MYRQVQVHNDDRRYQRVIWRRDGEIKTFQLNTLTFGVASSPFLAIRTIQKFAEDEQHLYPRAGEVLKSHLYVDDLLTGAETIDDARILRDEVITLLARGGFNIRQWASNDKRIINDLTPNALHANLALNADHALKTLGITWNIQDDEIRYLTKPIGNATKITKRNILSESAKIFDPLGLLGPVILYIKKIMQDVWRCGLHWDESVPQTIHSDWLEFTRQWETMGQISFPRKLLTDDCQDVQLHGFCDASNTGYGACIYTVVGKRRKCSSQTIMR, encoded by the coding sequence ATGTATAGGCAAGTGCAAGTACACAATGACGACCGACGTTACCAGCGTGTTATATGGCGTAGGGATGGAGAGATAAAAACGTTTCAGTTAAATACACTTACATTCGGTGTTGCGTCTTCTCCGTTCCTCGCAATTCGGACTATACAGAAATTCGCGGAAGATGAACAACATTTATATCCGCGAGCGGGCGAGGTACTCAAATCGCATCTTTACGTCGATGATTTACTGACCGGCGCTGAAACGATAGATGACGCTCGAATATTAAGAGACGAAGTGATAACATTGCTAGCTCGCGGTGGGTTTAATATTCGACAGTGGGCTTCAAATGACAAACgcataattaatgatttaacacCCAACGCGTTACATGCGAACCTTGCGTTGAACGCAGATCACGCGTTAAAAACGTTAGGCATAACGTGGAATATACAAGACGATGAAATACGCTATTTGACCAAACCGATTGGAAATGCAACAAAAATAACCAAAAGAAACATACTATCAGAAAGTGCAAAAATTTTCGATCCATTAGGCTTGTTAGGCCCTGTCATCTTAtatatcaagaaaataatgCAGGACGTCTGGCGGTGCGGATTACATTGGGACGAGTCCGTCCCGCAAACCATACATTCTGATTGGTTGGAATTCACGAGACAATGGGAAACGATGGGTCAAATTTCTTTCCCGCGTAAATTATTAACCGACGATTGTCAAGACGTTCAATTGCACGGGTTTTGCGACGCTAGTAATACAGGTTATGGGGCATGTATATATACGGTCGTTGGGAAAAGACGGAAATGTAGTAGTCAGACTATTATGCGCTAA